AGCGGGTCCCCCCCCATCAGCTACCGCTGGTTCCGGGGTGCCCCGGGGGGGAAAgccctgctgctgagcagccagGCCGAGCTGGCCTGGGACAGCCTGCAGCCCTCCGACACTGGGGAGTACTACTGCGAGGCGGAGAACAGggtcggggccggggccgtgcaGCGGAGCGACGCCGTCGAGCTGACGGTCAGAGGTGagtgcccagagctgctgctgggtgcagAACACGCCGAGTCCTTCCACACAGGAGTGGAACAGCGTTCTACATCCCTTCCCcgaaagaagaaaaggcaaaaagccTCATGTCTTCTGCACTCTGAAGCACTTCTCACCACTGGCTCTGACTTTctatccttttttatttcctgtattcAATTACCTCCTCTTTGGAGGAACCACTATTTTCTGATGCCGGCAAGGTTTTATGTTTAAAGCACATACTTGTTCCTCTTTGGCTTTTTTGAAATTCTTGCTGGCTGTGTAATGCTGCCTATTGCAGTTTAGCAAGTTTGGACAAGGGATCGGGATTTCATTTTGAGTATGAGGAACATCTGAGTGGTAATTCAGTAGGTGGAAAAAATCCAACTGGCCCTTGCTCCTTATGCTTGCCTGTGTGTTTCAGGAGAACACGCTGCACTTTTTGCACGCTCTGATTATCCAGGCTCTGCATGGTGGATGCCCTGTGGAAGACTTGCTGCTTTCCTTGGCTGGTAGCTCGGCCGTCAGAGCCATGACGGCTGAGACCGCAGGGCCAAGCACAGGTACCACACGGTGACCTTTGGGAGTGGCAAAGCCTGCTGAGCTCCCAGCCGAACGAGGGTTATGGCTGAAACAGCGCCTCGTTTTTCATAGCAGTTGCATGTAAGAGCGTACAGCAAGGGAACAGGAATTAATGATGGCCATGCTCGTTAACGCTGCTACATGCAGTCTCCGACCTGTCCTCTGGATGGTGGCTGGTTCCTCGTGGTCTTATCGCCCGTGGAGAAGTTCTGTATTGCAGCGGCGTCACGAACATGGTCCAACTCCTGTGTGAGCCTCTCCTGTTCCTCTTGCAGATCTGCCCACAACAACAGTGGCCTCCCGGAGGGATGTGGGGACCTCGGGGAGACACCACCCAACCACAGGTCAGGGCAGCAGCAGTTACAGCTGACAGCACGGCAAGGAGTCAGGTGGAGGGTTTGACACCAGGGCTTAGCAGAGGGTTTTGTTGCTGGGGAATACAGCCTTGACAATATTGTATCTTAGTCCACATGCCTCAGGTTTTGATCCAGGTGTTTCTGAAAGTAGAACATCCTCCTTTCCTCAGCCCCCAGTCCACAGGGGGTTTTTAGCTTGCTCCTAGGGAGGTTGTGTCTCTGATGAGAGGCTCTGCATGTGTCTCAGGGCTCCTAGAAATACCATTTCCTGACTTGTAGATCATATAGGATGTTCTgggttctgttctttttttaaagggctttttttttgcttgttttctgatcTTGAATGAAAGCTGCTGAAGTGGGAGGCAGAGCGAGTATCTCTAATGGCAGATACAAGTGACACAAAAGCTGCTCCAGATCTGGCTGGAAGCATTTTACCTGACCAAGGACAGGTGTTTTGAAGGAGGGCTTGAGATTTCCAGTTTGTTTCTGTGGGATGTGGGAATTCAGACCTGTGCTAGAGTAGCTCTGCTTGTGGAAACTTTGTATTTTGGGGTTATGTTTCATTTGAATTTACAGTGCCCCAGCAATCACACAGCAGGTTGTGGGAATCAGCGTCAGTGACCAGAAGCCAAGGGAAGCTGTTGACAATTGTTGACTATTcttacagaaaaaacccaaacagagcTGGTGTTCAGGGGTACCTCGGTAATCTCTTGGACCTCATGGGGCTCCACCACTattacatgtgtgtgtatgtatatagacatacatatatacatgtatatcgtgtgtatatatatatatagtttgtGTAGATATAggatatatagtgtatatatactACATATAGTATCTCTCTAGTGTGTATATGTAGTACTATATATACTCTCTCTATATTATAGTGTATATGTAGTACTCATTTCTAGTGTTTGCCTATTTTTACTGCCTCATAAAGGTGATGGGGACATTCTGTTTTGATCCTACAGCTTTAATCCTGGATTTCCTGGTGCTAAAGTGAGGACTAGAAATGGACCGTGAGCCTTTCACTCCTGTTTGTTTTGCAGATCTGCCCATAACAGTAGCGACTTCTGAGAATGGTGTGGGATATCCAGAAAAGAACTATACAACTCAGAGTAAGTGGAGAGCAAAACAAAGCCAAGAAGAGGACAGTAGTCAGGACCTTCAGCCTCAGAATTAGTGTTCTGCCTTCTGGCTGCTAATTGTATTAATGGCTGTTCTCAAGGGACCTAGATGATTCATGGTGACTCTTTAAAAGACTCTGGATgtttttatggggaaaaaacaagcagGGCCAGGCACATGCAGTACAACCCTGTGTGCCCACAACAGGGCTGGCTGCTCTTGTCCTCAGGGAAGTGGTCAGCATCATGTAACTGCTGCTGTGACCGGGGAGGGCTCCTGTATCGTTCTAGATCTCCAGAGGACTCACCTGCCCCTGTACATGGTCATCCTGATTGCTGTGGCTTGCGGTGCTGTGGTTTTCCTTGCCGTCTTTCTTATCATTTGCATTAGAAAGCCCAAAGATGGTGAGTAGATTGTTCTGGAAGACTCGAATGTGTTGTGCACGCCCAGCTTGGTTTTAGCTTTAAGGGTTtttggggctggggctggtccTGTGCTCACAGCTACCGGTAGCAGCTCTGGCATCGTACAGGCAGCCGATCCAAATGTGCACGGATCCGAATAGGTGGTGGAAGATCTAAAGAGGCAGAGAAGCCCCTTTTCCTCAGGGAAGACCCGTCACAGCCGTGACATTCCTTAGGGATGGCCACCCCCCACCAGTCCTCACGGGCACCCCGTGGCTCCCAAACTTTCCTGCTTGATCAGATCTTTTAAATTATCTGGTAGCAACTTAATCTTGTCAtgctactttaaaataaaaacctatttGCACCAGCTGCTGTTCAATATTGCTCTTAGTACCTGGAGGAAAAGAGGTCACCGTCAATTCTCCTTACTCAACTCAGATTCATTTCCTTCCTAGTCTTCACATGTAGGATATATTTACTGAATGCTTTTGTCTTTCCTACCCTGATAGTAGAAAACCCCTGACCAAAGGCTTTCTCAGAGCCGCCTTTTCCCCCTAACAGCACTCGGCAGTGTACAGAGAATACCCGGGGCtgttggtttggggctttttaaTACCGGTGGCCATAGTTTTCTCCTTGTCCCTTTGCTTCTTTAATTACCTTTCTACAACTCTGTGCTAccaattaataataattattatcaaacactcctttttgccttttttttttcttctttttttttaaaggaatccaGAATAACCTCTTTCTAAATTGTTCTTTATCAAACTTCTAATGAATAGGAAAACTGTGGGAACTGGGAACTTCTAGTTTCTAAATTCAACTTTACCTTTGACCCTGGGTGAGTTATTTTGACCCAGTTGACTACAGCTGGGTTCTTGGACTGAACTCTGGGAATAGGAGTCATCATCCACCTAACATGATCTCTAAGGTTcctatttttattctgtcttcAGAGGTCATTTTCTTATATCAAGAAGAGACATAGTAGAAATTCTTTTTTGAGaatataaatgcaaattattgACACACTTTTCTGATTATTCTTTTCCAGCTCAAGTCTATGAAGTAAAATTGTGAGTATAACCCTTTACCTAACATACTGATGAGTCTTTGGGGACTGtatcagagcaggaaaaaaaaaaacccagtgctaCTTAGCTGTCAGGATGAAAAGCCTCTTAAGCAGTATGGATGAAGAGGTTCAAAGTTAGCTCAGTAGTACATTGCACTGATGATCTGTGGGCTTTCTACATCAACACATAATGTAGGAAGAAAGACCTTTTCCTTTGCAATACTAGAATTATAAAAATGAGCAAGAGCTGTTTATTAACTCCTAAGTCCAATGATGAGGCCTATTGAAGATCATTGCCAAGGATAAATTCCCAgtgttttttcaaatgcaaagaaCAGGAATTCCTCTTCTAGAGAGCTAAGGCTCCTGATGCACAGATTAGACTCTGATTTATCCCTGAAATATCCTTGGCTGACCTTGCCTCTTTTAATCATAACTATGGCAGTAAGTTATAGCTATTTCTAAATTCTGGTTTCAGCATCCTGATCGACTTTAATCTATGGAAGGTATACTGAAAAGACTAATATTCTAGTCAAAACATACAAGGAGAACCACTTATCTAGGTATAAATTAAAGTGCTGATGACTTGAGTGCCATGGTAGAACACGCTAGCAGCATTTGCCCAGGTGCTGTGCCTCCCAAGCAGTTTATAAAGCAGCATTTTAAGTAACAATTGAACCCTGAGCAAATAAACAACTGGTGTGATGGCATTTCTCCTCAGAGGATTCACCTTCATTCTAAAGATATCAGATATCATAAGCCACATGGTGGATGTGGACTGCATTCAGTTCACCATTTACCACTCCTCCACCActtcttttaatatatatatatatttatatttatcttgCAAAGAGCAGTTGTGTGGGTGTGCCAGTCCAAGAAATGGTGATAATCCTTGTGTTGCTTACATATGTTTTGCTGCCTCTGGAGCTCACCCTGGGTTGGAGGCAATGCTGCTACAATGCCCGAGGTTCTCCTGCCACCTGGAAGCAGAGGACAAGATCCTCTCCTTCAGAACAGTCATAATCCAATGCCCCAGGTTTACATGGGTTTGAATCAGACCACAGTCTTGCTCAAAATCTTGATGGTTGGGAGATGCTTTGTCTAGTCCAGCTGCAACGCTCCTTTCATCTCGTATTTTGATTTCAGCCATAACTCAAGAGCAGCTTCTTCAAGGTGTGAAAGTACTGGTCATTATGAGGAACCCATCTCCCTCACTGAAAACAACTACGTGACGGAGcctgtgaaaaacaaaagttctgaagaaataaatatgAGAAAGGATGAATACAAGTGTGTTGGAAACACCCAGGAATCTGTATATGAAGTAGGGGACACTGTATGAGAACCAGCACTGCTCTACAGGTAGCAGTCCTGAAGACTACCTTCATCCAGgcaatatttattttcctattcaCCTTTGCCTCTGAAAAATAGGTTGGACAAGCAGTTTTTGCTCCTCCACAATTTGTGGAGCCTTCATCTCTGCAGTGAAAATGCAAACCTCTGTAGGAACTTCAATTACAGGCTGCTGTATAgatcttctggttttgcttttcctggTTCCCTTTCACCACCTCTGTAGCAGAAAGCCCTTTCTAAGACCTTTCTGGGTGTGCAGACCCCAGGCCAAGAGCACTGTACCAAACTTCCTGTTTTAGATGGCCAAAAGGATCTGCGATCACAGCCTTCGTGTGGCGGGAGCAGGACCAGCGCCAAGGGCTGCTCAGCATCCCCCTCATCTCTGGGCAAGCAGCGCAGCAGAGGCTGGGCTGGGAATTGGCGTTTCTCCTCCCACCCGCCTGAAGTGCTGCGCAGGTGGTAGAGTGTCCCTTAAATGTGAGATAGCCCTTAAAGAAACACTGTAAGACAGATTAAAGCCAGGATACAGCCAAGAACTTTACCACACGAGCAGTACAAAAAGAAGAAACGTCCCGTGCACCTGCTGTGCTGCACTCAATGTGCCCTCCTGCAGCGCCCACGGTTTACAGTTCTGGCACTGGAGAGCTTGGGCGATTCTGACACTGCAACAAGGCACGTTCTTCCTGAGTTCACCTTCTCTGTTGTCTCTTTTAATGCATGGttaatattggaaaaaaattagatACTTTTCCATAAGTTTGTGGATAGGATTGCTTACACATGCCTAAATTAATTTGATATATTTTTGCACCACAgactcatttttaaaatgctagcAAGCACTCACAGCTACAGCTCCTCAGCAGATACTCAAGAAGTAATTTCCTCCTGGCTTAGAAGGCCTGAAGGCCAAGCAGGGAGTCAAAAAGCTTTGTTATTCATAATTTCTACTACCCTGAGTAAATCTATAACATGGATACTGCAGAGGTGTGGAAGAACCTTTTTATAATGAGTGGTAGGGCACTACCACGTCCAATCGAGAGCCACGCAGAGAGGTGTAAAACAAAACGGGGGGTCTGAGGGGTGAGGGGGGTATCGGTGGCACGGATACAGGATTAGTGggcccccagatttgctgttcacACTCAGGAAAGATCTGCACCTGCAGTTCTCTGCAAGCATCAGCTCAGAAGTCACAGCGTTCAAAAAGGGTGTTTGGTGTCATTAGGAAAGTCATTACAGTGCAATAGAGAACAGGATTGTGATACTGTAAACACCCATGGAATGTTCCAccttgtgtatgtgtgtagttCTCCTCTTGAAAGGGTGTAACAAATCTAGAAAAGTTACTGAGAACAATAATGAAGGATGATTAGTGGCATGAAACCACTTCTGTGCAAATGCATTATACTTTCTCAGCTTGGAAAAAAGAGAATGAGGCAAAATGAGTGAAGTGCACCAGTGTGGAGCGGATGAACGAGACTTTGTTTACAAATTCTCTGAAAAGGAAGCAGACACTTAGCTAAAATTTTCTGTTAGAACTTTTAAAGGGAGCGAAGTGCTTCTTTTATGCAATACAGAAATAAGTGTGGAACGCAATGCTACTCATCCAGTGTTATAAAAATCCAAAATACACAGAGGTTCAACGAGAAATTAGAGGAATGAATGACATAAAAGTTCATCAAAATTCACAAACTGCCAGGCACACTTTACACTTTACTTTACCTTACACATAAGTTACCTATCAGTGACCACATACTTTCTCCCTGAATTTCCTCTACCACTAGTTTTATTTCTGTTCGTTAAGAATGTACTCAAAAATCAAGGGCTGGGAAACCTTGATTTCAAAATGGAAAGGGGACAAACAGCAGCTTTTGTAGGTGATGATGTCTTGGAAAAAATTCTCAGCATGTACATGCAGCTTATTGCAAATgtggagaaacaaacaaaaattattaaacttcAGGACTGCAAAGTTAGTGGTTTTGTTacacttttcttatttttcctatgaaagtgtgtgtgtgtgtgtgtgaatgtctGTGTGTGCTCAGGAGTTACACTCCTAGGAGCATATTAGGTGCCTTTACTCGAAAGCAGAGGAATTGTTGTGAATCTGCTGGAGTTTGGGATAGTTCTGGCTGTTGGGTGATGTGCTGTTTGTGCGCTGTAG
The window above is part of the Strix aluco isolate bStrAlu1 chromosome 10, bStrAlu1.hap1, whole genome shotgun sequence genome. Proteins encoded here:
- the LOC141927669 gene encoding V-set and immunoglobulin domain-containing protein 4-like isoform X2 produces the protein MGVLVRAIVLMSPLLFCNAFLDLTGPSEIKGVWKGSTTLPCAYLPVEDVVQQTLRWTVVHDQSSGTVFWRDVSGDHVLLSEYRDRVSVLKDTPGNVSLHILNLEISDRGTYTCQVTWRASNNSLITKDVTTKVEVVKVAATKPVVRASEPGLTFPAGASTSLTCVASGSPPISYRWFRGAPGGKALLLSSQAELAWDSLQPSDTGEYYCEAENRVGAGAVQRSDAVELTVRDLPTTTVASRRDVGTSGRHHPTTDLPITVATSENGVGYPEKNYTTQNLQRTHLPLYMVILIAVACGAVVFLAVFLIICIRKPKDAQVYEVKFHNSRAASSRCESTGHYEEPISLTENNYVTEPVKNKSSEEINMRKDEYKCVGNTQESVYEVGDTV
- the LOC141927669 gene encoding V-set and immunoglobulin domain-containing protein 4-like isoform X1, with product MGVLVRAIVLMSPLLFCNAAFLDLTGPSEIKGVWKGSTTLPCAYLPVEDVVQQTLRWTVVHDQSSGTVFWRDVSGDHVLLSEYRDRVSVLKDTPGNVSLHILNLEISDRGTYTCQVTWRASNNSLITKDVTTKVEVVKVAATKPVVRASEPGLTFPAGASTSLTCVASGSPPISYRWFRGAPGGKALLLSSQAELAWDSLQPSDTGEYYCEAENRVGAGAVQRSDAVELTVRDLPTTTVASRRDVGTSGRHHPTTDLPITVATSENGVGYPEKNYTTQNLQRTHLPLYMVILIAVACGAVVFLAVFLIICIRKPKDAQVYEVKFHNSRAASSRCESTGHYEEPISLTENNYVTEPVKNKSSEEINMRKDEYKCVGNTQESVYEVGDTV